In the genome of Pontibacter actiniarum, the window AGCCCGTGCGCGTAGGGGATTTCTGCAAAGCTGGGGACGTGGTCGGTACGGTAGAGCAAATAGGGATGCGCTCTACCCGCATTCGCACGCTGGAGCGTACCATTGTCACCATTCCGAACGGGGAGCTTTCCTCCCTTAAAATTGAAAACTATGCCCACAGAGACCGCTTCTGGTTTCACCCCACCTTTGGCCTGCGCTTCGAAACCACCCCGGACCAGATTCGGTACCTGCTGGTAGAGCTGCGCTCGATTCTGTACGCGCACCCCAAAGTGGACCCGTCGCCGGCACGCATCCGCTTTGTGAAGATAGGTGCGGACTCGCTAAACCTGGAGGTCTTCGCCTACGTCAACGCAATAGACTTTGATGAGTTTCTGGAGGTGCAGGAGGACCTGTACTTACGCATGATGGATGTGGTGGAAGCCAGCGGTACAGGCTTTGCCTTTCCGTCGCAGACCCTGTACATTGCCCGCGACCAAGGCTTGTCCAAGGAGAAGTCTGAGGAGGCGGAGGAGCAGGTTCAGAAATGGCGTGCCGCCAACGACGTCCAGATCCCTAAGTTTACTCCCGAGCGCATCCAGAGCCTGCGCAATACAATTTCGTATCCTTCCAACGGCTCCAGCCTGCAGAAAAAAGGGTAACCAACCGGGTTGCGCCTGGTTTAGATGAATGCCATGGGCGTTTTGCCACCCGCTGCTTCTTACAGCGATAATATTAACTTTTTGTTATGCATAGAACAAAAATATGTTATATTTTCATACTTGAATATCTGTCTAAAGAAAACGACACTCTATGGTAAGCATAGCCGAAAGGCACCAGCAGATTATTGATAAACTGCAAAAAGAAGGAAAGATCAACGTGGCTGATTTGTGTGCAGAGCTAAATGTTTCCTCTGTCACTATTCGTAAAGACTTAAAGCTGCTGGAGGATAAGGGCTTGCTGTTCAGAACACACGGCGGCGCCACCCTGAACAACCCCTACACCATTGACCGCTCCGTCAATGAAAAGGAAAAGATACAGTCTTCTGAGAAGATGCAGATCGGTGCGAAGGCCGCAACGCTCCTGCAGCCGAACGACTCTATACTGATCGCTTCGGGCACTACCGTGCTGGCCCTGGCGAAGAACATACAGCCCTCCGGCAGCCTGACGGTTATTACCTCTGCGCTGAACGTTGCCCTGGAACTCCTGCGGCACCCCGAGATTGAGGTGCTCCAGCTCGGGGGACTGCTCCGCAAAAGCTCGTCCTCGGTAACCGGCCCCTACGCAGAAAGTATACTGGCTGACTTTTCCTTCAGCAAGCTGTTTTTGGGGGTAGACGGGATTGACCTGGAGTTCGGCCTCACAACCACCAATGTGATGGAGGCCCACCTCAACCGGCAGATGATCAAGGTATCGCAGAAAACGGTGGTCCTGGCCGACTCGACCAAGTTCGGGAAAAGGGGCTTCGGCAGAATCTGCGGTTTCGATGACATCGACCAGATTATCACCGACAAGGGTATTTCGGATTATGTGGTGAAGGCCCTGGAGGGCATGGGCATTAAGGTTACCATTGTGTAGCGGCCCCGCCCCTGCCACCTAAAAGCAGCAGGCCCCATACTTTGTTGTATGGGGCCTGCTGCTTTTTATACTTGGCTGCTGCTACTTCAGGTACTTTCCTTTTTGCAGCAGCTCGGCCCATTTCTGATAGCCCAGGTGGGTCAGGTGCAGGCCATCATGCGTGTAGGCCTCCACAAGGCGCCCCTCCCCGTCCGTAAACGCAGGGTACAGGTCAATAAGCGTCACGTTTTCGTCCGCGGCCAGCTGTTTCAGCGCCTCGTTTAGCCAGAACACATGCTCCTCCTTGTTGTAGTGTTTCTTAAACTTAGTGAAGGTGTTGTTCGTCGGCAGTATCGTCTGGATGTAAAGCTTTGTGGAGGGGCTTTCGGTTTTTACCCGCCGCACAATCTTCTTGTAATTCTGCAGAATCAGGCTGTCTGGTATGTTGCGGGAAATATCGTTTATCCCGATGAGCAAAAACACCTTTGCTGGCTTCCCTTCCGTCACTTCATCAAGGCGCTCCAGCACTCCGTAGGTGATATCCCCTGAGATGCCCCGGTTTCTGGCGTTCTTTAGCCCAAGTAACTCATTCCAGTTTGGGTGCGCCGTTATACTGTTGCCCAGGAACACGATGTCCTTGCGGGAGTTGGGGTACGCCCGGAACTGATCCACCTGCACCTGGTACGTAGACGGACGGTAGGTGCTGTCCCAGGCCGCCGCCTCCTGCGCGACGGCAGCTGAAGTGCCCCAAAGAACACACGCGAAGGCAAAGGCGCCCTTAACCAATCGGCTTAGTCGTTTCATTCGATTTGTTTCGTCTTGGTTGAACATGGCTTGCTACTGCTGCACCTGGGCAAACAGGTCCGGGTAGTCCGAAATAACACCGTCCACCCCCAGGGCTTTCATTTCGGCAATTCCCTCGGCCGTGTTCACCGTCCAGGGAATCACTTTTATCTGGCGGTCGTGGCACTGCCGCACCAGCTCCTTTGTGACCAGCTTTGCGTGGGGGCTGTACACATCCGGTGTAAAGCCCAGTTGCCGCAGGTTCTCCTCCACCGACTGCTCGTTGTTAATCAGCAGGGAAGTACGGATATGCGGCTGCTGCCGGTGCAGCTCCTGCAAAGCCCGCATGTCAAAAGACTGGATGATGACCCAGGGGGTGATTTTCTTCTGCTCCAGCACCTCTACCACCAGCTTTGCAAAAGTGGCCGGTTCTGGATGGAGCTCGTTGTCCTTCCCTTCTTTCGATTTGATCTCAATGTTATAGAAGACCTGCGGCAGGTTGTTGGCTTTCAGATAGGTTTGCACCGAGTCTATGAGCTCAGACAGCAGCGGGATGTGTGCTTCCATCTTCTGCTGGCGCGGGTACAGCGCGTACGGCTTGGAACCGGTATCGAACCGGCGCACATCGTCATAGTTCATCTGGTAGATGGCGTACTGCTTGCTTTCCTCTTTTGTGAAGTCCTCCCCGGCCGGCGTGCGCGCATACAGTGGGTTAAGGTGCGGGTCGTGCGTTACCACTACCTGCCGGTCCTTTGTCACATGGCAGTCCATTTCGATGGTCGTCACGCCCAGGTCAATGGCTTTTATCATGGCAGGCACCGTGTTCTCCGGCATCAGGCCGCGGCTGCCGCGGTGGCCCTCGGTGTCAAATGCGGGAAGCGGAGCGTTTTGCTTCGAAAGGCTTTCGCTGCTCTTGCAGCCTGCAAAAAGCGCTAAGCCGGCAAGGGCTATACTTAGTAGGTTTTTCATGTAAACGGGTATACTTATAGCAAAGGGTAATTTAAGAGTTTTCTACTTCAACGGATTGCTCATACTGGTTACCAAATCGATCCGTGGCCACCACTTTAAGCTTTTTCGTGCCCGGGGCAAGCGCCGCCCTAAAAAGGTGGTCTGTTTCGGTAGGCTCTGCAAAGCCGCGCTTCTCCGGCAGCCCCTTGCCTTTGTAAAGGGAAACCGCCAGCGGGTCAAAACCCTTTGTGCTTTCCAGCGCTCCCATAGAGGCACCGTCTGCCCACCACGCTACCTTCCACTCCGGATCCCAGTTCCAGACATTGGCCACCATATACTTCTGGCCTTCGCTGTCGTCTACTTGCACGCTTAGCTGGTGGTCTTTTTCAAAACCGGTGGATTTGTAGTACCAGGTCATGTCTGTTCCGTTAACCTCGTACACACCGTAGCCCCGCGGTGCACCGTCCCCGCAAACAGGGCCCGTCCACCAGGCTCCGCAGAGGGTGCCGTGCACGTGCTCGTACACATTGTCCTTCACCACGTTGCGGTTATAGTGCGTGTGGCCCGACATAATGTGCACTTTCCGGTCTCCCAGCAACTCATACAGCTCCTGGTTATTCTCCACGCCGTTGTGCACCGGTATATGCAGGCCTATAACCACCAGGTGCTCCTTCGGCACAAACGCCAGGTCCTTTCGCAGCCAGTTCAGCTGTTGCTCCGAAAGGGCTCCGTCATAGTGTCTGTCTGAACCCAGGTAACGCACGTCGTCCAGCACCACGTAGTGTACCTTGCCGCGGTTAAAAGAATAGTAGGTAGGCCCATAGAGGCTTTGGAAAGTAGCGTCCGACGCTTCGTCACCTCCCTTGTTGTAATCCATGTCATGGTTGCCCAGCGCCTGGAAGAACGGTATACCAGTGCTGGCTACTGCTTTGTCGTAACTGCTGAACAGCTCGTGCTTGTCCCACACGATGTCTCCCACCGTCATGCCGTGCACCAGCGCCCCTGCGCCGAAAGACTGCACCAACCGCTTCACATCGGGGGCCGCCGTTGTTTGCATCTCCTCCACGTCGTTTTTGTTTTTCACCTGTGGGTCTGCCCAAACAATAAACCTATGGCTGGTATCGTCCTGTTGCAGCGGCGTCAGCTCAAAGTGGTACTCTTGCTTTGTATCCGAAGAGTTGAAGGGCTGGTAGTGCCTGGCAATGCCGTTTTCGTTCGGGATGGCATAGCCTGCCGGAATAGAGACAAAAACAAACCTCGCCTGCGCATTGAACGGTATCTCATAGCGCCCTTTCCTGTCGGTTTGCACCACGCTAAAGCCATCCGACACAATGACGTTGGCAAGTTTCTTACCACGGGCCTTCACAGTTCCTCTTACCCTGGCCCCGGCTATGCCAGGAAAGCCCAGCGCCGTTTTGCTACTAAGTACAACACCGCCGGACAGCAGTAGGAAGCTCGCAATAAATTTTCTTCTTTTCATGATACAGCAACGGTTAGTATTTACAATCCTGGCAATGATTTCAGCTCCTCGAAAAAGGAAGTATACTGGCTATAAAGCGGGTGGTCCTTTAGCAGCAGAATAGTTTCGTTATTGTAGCGCAGCGCGTTCTGCGTAAAATTATGCGATCCTGTCTGCAGCAGCTTTGTTTGGCTCCCGTCCCAGACGCCCTCTATAAGTATAAATTTGGAGTGGATATTCACTTTCTGCCGGGAGGACTCCGTCATGTTAAGTACTTTTAGGAAGGCTCCTTTCGCCTCCAGCGCACGCAAACCGCTGAGGATGTCTTCGCTGATGCTGCTCTTCACCACCAGCTCCAGGTGCGCCCCCTGCTGCAAAAGCTCCTCCAGCTTAAGCACGATGTTCATGCGCGAGCTCACCCAGTCAGACATGCCGATGCGGACAGTAGCTGTGGCAGGCTGAGAGATCTGGTCCAGCAGCTCTATGATGGCGTCTTCTCCGTACGCCCCGCCGTTTCGCCGCTTCGGCAGGAAAAAGGCAGACACGCCGGCGGCAGGATCATGGAACTCCTGGTAGTTGTAGTCCTTCATCCCCTGCTGCGCGCCTTTTTTCATGTCCTGCCAATAGCTAAGGTAAGCCTGGTACAGGCCCTGGTGGGGTATAATTACCGCATCCTGCGCTTTACGGGTGCCGGCTAATGTAAAGTTGTGCGAGGTCTGGAAGACAACGTTCCTGGCTCCGCCAGCCGTAGTGGCCAGCTCTGAGAACAGCGCAAACTTGTTATGGTTAATGGCAATGCTGCCGGCGTCGCTTTCAACAACTACCAGTTCAGCGTTTTCCGATAGGTTTGTTTTCAGGTCGTCAATTGTCGCGGGGTTATAAGCCATGCTCTCTTCCCTGCTTAAGTCCAGCATGATGTGTAGCGCCACACCGCGTGCGTCCGCCCGCTTAAGGGCAGCTACCAGGGCCGGGTACTCAAACTGGAAGATGGAAATGTAGATAGCCGAGTTCCTGGGGCTTGCGTCCACCAGGGCTATTAAGCGGTCCATAATCTCTGTAGAAGACACTCCCCGCACCACTTTGGCAGGGTCAGTAAAGACCGCTTCGGGGAAGGAGGCTGTCACGGGCACAGCCTCTGCAACAGGGGGAGCAGGGGCTTCGTCGGAGCCGCCGCAGGAAACTAGCAGGGTAAAAAGGGCAAATAAACAGGAGGGTAACAAGTATCGCATCGCGTGTGTTTAGGTAAGGCTGCCCCAATAAGGCAGCCTTACATGTTTAAAACATAGGGCAACGCGCAGGGCTTGCCCTCAACCTTCACCTTAAACAGTTAAACCGTGGTGCCTACTCCTTCTGCCACCAAACCTTCACATTCATGTCGTCTCCGCCTATCTGCTGAACGGCGGCATCGTAGCTGGCCTTGTTGGTAGCCTGCACTATTACCGGGTACTCCAGGCGCACAGGCATCAGTCCGTTGTTCTGCAGCGCGCTTCCTTTAAAGAGCTCCGGCATTCCGGTGCGGCGGTACTCGTACCAGCTCTCAAAGCCCACAAAGAACAAGGCCACGTACTTCTGCTCCATAAGTTGCTCCATGGTGCCGTTGTAGGCAATATTCTCGTTCTGCAGGAACTCCTCTGTGGCCGTGGCACCCCACTGCTCTACAGAAGCGATGACAGCGTTGGTATAAAGCTCCTCTGCATCCGCGTTTATCCAGCCTTTCTGCGCTGCCTCCGCCAGGTTAAACAAAACCTCTGAGTAAGGCAGGATATAGGCAGGCTGTGTCGCCTTTTTGAGTACTTTATCATTGTAAGTAGAAGCTCCCAGCGCGTGCTGGTCGGTCACTATATTCTCCGGCTGGCCGCTTTCGATACCGACGTACGTACCGCCCACCTTGGTCGCGATAATCGCCCGGCGCGGGTCGTTGGCATCATTCAGTATGTTGATAAAGGTAGAGCCGTAGTCCCGGTTGCCGTTAAACTCAAAGGCGCGCCACTCCGAAAAAGGATTCACAAATGGTGCGGTCCCTGTGTAGTTGAAGGTGGCGGCGTCCTCATTGGAGGTGAACAGCGGGTACTTCTCCGGGTTGTTGTATATCTCACTGATAGCAGCCGGTGCATTCATCTCCTCCTTGCCCGACACGCGCATGAGCAGGCGAAGCCGGAGGGAGTTGCTGAACTTCTTCCACTTCATCATGTCGCCGTTATACAGAGGGTCGTTGGCGGCAAGCGGCTTCGAGAGGTCGATCAGTTCGTTGGCCTCCTTCAGGTCTGCCAGCAAATCCATGTAGATCTCTTTCTGAGAATCGAACTTAGGGTAGTAAACCCGCTCGTCTCCCTGAAAAGCCTCTGAGTAAGGCACGTCACCAAAGAGATCCGTTACGTTGGCCATAATCCAGGAGCGCACCACCAGGGCCACCGCCATGTTGTTCTTATCGTTCAGCTCGCTGGCCAGGTCATACATGTCGTTGGCGTTCGTGGCCCACCGGTACAGGTTTTTCCACAGGTAGTCAGGCTCGGTATCGCGGAAAACATAGCGGTGAAACTCATCGATCGTGTTCGTCTGCACCGTGTACTGCATCAACTCGTGGCTGATGCGGTGCGTGCGGCTCAACATCACGTTAGAAGCGTTTAGCAAGGCAGGTGCCAGCAAGGTGCCGGGCAGCACAGCCTCAAGTCGGTTGGGGTCCGCGTTGATCTCCTCAAAGTCGTCCTGGCAGGAGAACAGCATGCTGCAGGCAAGGCCGGCGGCGATGGTATATTTAGATAGTATAAATTTCATCTTTTCAGGGTTAGAATGAGAGCGTTAGATTTGTTCCGAAAGTGCGGGTAGAAGGCAGCTGGGCTGTCTCAAAGCCTGGCTCAATGCGGCCGTCGTTTAACGTGGCCACCTCCGGGTCAAACGAAGGGAAGTCTGTGAACAGGAGCAGGTTTCTGCCGTACACGCTCACCGTGGCATTCTGCAGGATGTTTGCTCTGAACCATCGCTTCGGCAACGCGAACTGCAAGCGTGCTTCCCGTAGCTTGATAAAGGACGTGTCAAAGGTGTTCATCTCCACGTTATCGCGCTGGTAAAGGGCGTTGTAGTAGAAGCTGATGTCTTTGGTCCGAACATCGTTAGGGCGGTAGCTTCCGTCAGCGTTTACCTGCACTCCCTCTCCGATCAGCCCGTCATAGCGGCCCGGTATCGTCTTCTTCAGCTTACCGCTGTAGGCGAGCATGGAGTGGGTAAGAGAGTATACTTTGCCGCCAAGCTGCCCGTCGAACAGGAAGCTGAAGCTCAGGTTTTTGTAGGTAAACTGGTTACCCCAGCTGGCTTTCCAGTCCGGAATGGAGGAACCCTGGTACTTCAGTTCGTTATCCAGAACAGGGTAGCCTGATTCATCATAGATCACCTGCCCGTCCGGCGTTCTGGCCAGACCCGCGCCATAAATGTCTCCGATGGTACCACCCACCGTGGCCTGCACATAGCCTCTTGGGCCCTGCGAAAGGATGATTGTCTCCACGCCCTCTGCCAGTTCCACCACCTCGTTCTTGTTCTTAGACCAGGTTGCGTACGTGTTCCATTTGAAGGCCGCATTGTCAACCGGGATGGCGTTAAACCCAATCTCCCATCCTGAGTTGTTGATCAGGCCGGCATTGAACATTCTGCTGTAGTAGCCGCTGGCAGGGTCCGTAGGCACGGCAATGATCTGGTTTTTGGTGTCGGAGTTGTAGTAGGTAACATCCAGCCCGATTCGGTTGCTGAAGAAGCGAACGTCCAGGCCAACCTCGCGGCTTGTAATCATCTCCGGCTTCAGGTCGAGGTTCGGCAGCACGGTCGGGTTGGTATAGCTACCCCCGATTTCGTTTGCTGAGTAGTAGCGCTGTGTCTGGAACGGATCTGTGTCGTTACCCACCTGAGCAATAGAGGCCCTCAGCTTTGCAAAGGACAGCGAGTTGAGCAGGCCGATGGAAGAGAAGTCGAACAACTCTGACAGCACAAAGCTGGTGTTAACAGAAGGATAGAAATAGGAGTTGTTACCGGAAGGCAGCGTGCTGGACCAGTCATTTCTGCCAGTTACGTCCACAAATATTTTGGAACCGTAGCTGAACTGCGCCAGCCCGTACAAGCTGTTCAGCTCTTTCTCATACCTTTTGTTGCTGATGTAAGGCCTGTCCTGGGAGTTAGCCAGCTTGTAAATGCCGGGGAAGTTCAGGCGCTCGGCAATGGCGGTGTTGTTCTTCCACTTCCGAGACATGTTGTTGCCACCCACGGTTAAAGAGAGGCCGATCTTATCGCCCAGCTTCTCGTCATACTTCAGCATGAAGTCGTTGTTGATCTCGGTAGTACCGGTCACCTGCTCTTTGTACCAGCCGTTAGGAGAGGCCACACTGCTTACCGCACGGCGTGAGGTTCTCAGTTCGTCGTCCATGTCCAGGCCGGAGCGTAGCATCAGGCTCAGCTTGTCGTTAAAGCTGTAGGTAACCGACAGGTTACCGAAGATACGCTTCTTGTCTACCGTGTTCAGGTTTTCATACAGGCTGAAGAAAGGGTTGTCGAGGTTGCCGTTCAGTTGGTTGTTCTGCACCAGGCCTTCCTCTCCCGGCTCCCAATAGTTGCGGTACCAGTCAACCGGAATGTTCGGGTGCGTCCAGATCATGGCGTACATAAACGACCTGCTGCTGTAGCCTGCCAGCGGCAGGTTATCGCTGTTCTTGTTATAGTAGTTGATCTTGGTGTTGATCTGGAACTTGTTCAGGTCGTGCGAAGACGACAGGGCAACACTGTTTCTGTTAAAACCTGTGTTAGGAATGATGTACTTGTTGCGAAGATCCGTGAACGACAGGCTGTAGCTGTTCTTCTCGTCGCCGCCTCTCAGGGATACCGAGTTCGTGAAGGTGGTACCGGTTCTGAAGAAGTCTTTGATGTAGTTCTCGTCTCCTACCCACGGCGTTCTCTCAGCGCCCACCTGGTTTGTAACAGGATCGTACTGGTAGTACAGCTGGCCATCAAACTTCGGCCCCCAGGTGTGCGTGCTGATGTTACTGGCGCCATCCTCTGTTTTTCCGTAGGAATAGTAATAGTGCTTTGCCTCAGAGCGCTGCCCCTGGCCGTACTCAGACTGGTAGTCTGGCCAGCGCAGCACGTCGTCAATCGCCGCGCTCGAAGACACGGTGATGCCCAGGCCCTTCTTTTTCTGACCCGACTTGGTTGTAATGACAATGGCACCGGCACCGGCCCTGGAACCGTAAAGAGCGGTTGCAGAGGCTCCCCGAAGCACCGAAACACTCTCAATGTCCTCCGGGTTAATGTCGCTCGCCCCGTTTCCGTAGTCTACAGAGGACTCGTCGCTCATATACCCCTGCCCGCTGTTGCCTTGCGCGCCGCCGTTAATTGGCACCCCGTCTACCACAATCAGCGCCTCGCCCTTGCTCATGTCCAGCGAGTTCT includes:
- the agaR gene encoding transcriptional repressor AgaR; its protein translation is MVSIAERHQQIIDKLQKEGKINVADLCAELNVSSVTIRKDLKLLEDKGLLFRTHGGATLNNPYTIDRSVNEKEKIQSSEKMQIGAKAATLLQPNDSILIASGTTVLALAKNIQPSGSLTVITSALNVALELLRHPEIEVLQLGGLLRKSSSSVTGPYAESILADFSFSKLFLGVDGIDLEFGLTTTNVMEAHLNRQMIKVSQKTVVLADSTKFGKRGFGRICGFDDIDQIITDKGISDYVVKALEGMGIKVTIV
- a CDS encoding GDSL-type esterase/lipase family protein, with the protein product MKRLSRLVKGAFAFACVLWGTSAAVAQEAAAWDSTYRPSTYQVQVDQFRAYPNSRKDIVFLGNSITAHPNWNELLGLKNARNRGISGDITYGVLERLDEVTEGKPAKVFLLIGINDISRNIPDSLILQNYKKIVRRVKTESPSTKLYIQTILPTNNTFTKFKKHYNKEEHVFWLNEALKQLAADENVTLIDLYPAFTDGEGRLVEAYTHDGLHLTHLGYQKWAELLQKGKYLK
- a CDS encoding glycerophosphodiester phosphodiesterase family protein encodes the protein MKNLLSIALAGLALFAGCKSSESLSKQNAPLPAFDTEGHRGSRGLMPENTVPAMIKAIDLGVTTIEMDCHVTKDRQVVVTHDPHLNPLYARTPAGEDFTKEESKQYAIYQMNYDDVRRFDTGSKPYALYPRQQKMEAHIPLLSELIDSVQTYLKANNLPQVFYNIEIKSKEGKDNELHPEPATFAKLVVEVLEQKKITPWVIIQSFDMRALQELHRQQPHIRTSLLINNEQSVEENLRQLGFTPDVYSPHAKLVTKELVRQCHDRQIKVIPWTVNTAEGIAEMKALGVDGVISDYPDLFAQVQQ
- a CDS encoding calcineurin-like phosphoesterase C-terminal domain-containing protein, translating into MKRRKFIASFLLLSGGVVLSSKTALGFPGIAGARVRGTVKARGKKLANVIVSDGFSVVQTDRKGRYEIPFNAQARFVFVSIPAGYAIPNENGIARHYQPFNSSDTKQEYHFELTPLQQDDTSHRFIVWADPQVKNKNDVEEMQTTAAPDVKRLVQSFGAGALVHGMTVGDIVWDKHELFSSYDKAVASTGIPFFQALGNHDMDYNKGGDEASDATFQSLYGPTYYSFNRGKVHYVVLDDVRYLGSDRHYDGALSEQQLNWLRKDLAFVPKEHLVVIGLHIPVHNGVENNQELYELLGDRKVHIMSGHTHYNRNVVKDNVYEHVHGTLCGAWWTGPVCGDGAPRGYGVYEVNGTDMTWYYKSTGFEKDHQLSVQVDDSEGQKYMVANVWNWDPEWKVAWWADGASMGALESTKGFDPLAVSLYKGKGLPEKRGFAEPTETDHLFRAALAPGTKKLKVVATDRFGNQYEQSVEVENS
- a CDS encoding phospholipase D-like domain-containing protein, whose amino-acid sequence is MRYLLPSCLFALFTLLVSCGGSDEAPAPPVAEAVPVTASFPEAVFTDPAKVVRGVSSTEIMDRLIALVDASPRNSAIYISIFQFEYPALVAALKRADARGVALHIMLDLSREESMAYNPATIDDLKTNLSENAELVVVESDAGSIAINHNKFALFSELATTAGGARNVVFQTSHNFTLAGTRKAQDAVIIPHQGLYQAYLSYWQDMKKGAQQGMKDYNYQEFHDPAAGVSAFFLPKRRNGGAYGEDAIIELLDQISQPATATVRIGMSDWVSSRMNIVLKLEELLQQGAHLELVVKSSISEDILSGLRALEAKGAFLKVLNMTESSRQKVNIHSKFILIEGVWDGSQTKLLQTGSHNFTQNALRYNNETILLLKDHPLYSQYTSFFEELKSLPGL
- a CDS encoding SusD/RagB family nutrient-binding outer membrane lipoprotein; translation: MKFILSKYTIAAGLACSMLFSCQDDFEEINADPNRLEAVLPGTLLAPALLNASNVMLSRTHRISHELMQYTVQTNTIDEFHRYVFRDTEPDYLWKNLYRWATNANDMYDLASELNDKNNMAVALVVRSWIMANVTDLFGDVPYSEAFQGDERVYYPKFDSQKEIYMDLLADLKEANELIDLSKPLAANDPLYNGDMMKWKKFSNSLRLRLLMRVSGKEEMNAPAAISEIYNNPEKYPLFTSNEDAATFNYTGTAPFVNPFSEWRAFEFNGNRDYGSTFINILNDANDPRRAIIATKVGGTYVGIESGQPENIVTDQHALGASTYNDKVLKKATQPAYILPYSEVLFNLAEAAQKGWINADAEELYTNAVIASVEQWGATATEEFLQNENIAYNGTMEQLMEQKYVALFFVGFESWYEYRRTGMPELFKGSALQNNGLMPVRLEYPVIVQATNKASYDAAVQQIGGDDMNVKVWWQKE
- a CDS encoding SusC/RagA family TonB-linked outer membrane protein gives rise to the protein MKKHLPLSLKGRHPLSRAALLSLCLCLTGPSLMAGPEEAFVLEQAVQAEKIAVEGRVVDSEDGSPLPGVSIAANGKPVGVTNLEGHFKLDVEKGAKLSFTYIGYRPTSVTVNQPEANLSVQLETDNQQLSEVVVTALGIKREEKSLGYALTKVSGDEISKTAPTNWMNGLAGKVPGLNMTSAGAGPGGSVRLVLRGQNSLDMSKGEALIVVDGVPINGGAQGNSGQGYMSDESSVDYGNGASDINPEDIESVSVLRGASATALYGSRAGAGAIVITTKSGQKKKGLGITVSSSAAIDDVLRWPDYQSEYGQGQRSEAKHYYYSYGKTEDGASNISTHTWGPKFDGQLYYQYDPVTNQVGAERTPWVGDENYIKDFFRTGTTFTNSVSLRGGDEKNSYSLSFTDLRNKYIIPNTGFNRNSVALSSSHDLNKFQINTKINYYNKNSDNLPLAGYSSRSFMYAMIWTHPNIPVDWYRNYWEPGEEGLVQNNQLNGNLDNPFFSLYENLNTVDKKRIFGNLSVTYSFNDKLSLMLRSGLDMDDELRTSRRAVSSVASPNGWYKEQVTGTTEINNDFMLKYDEKLGDKIGLSLTVGGNNMSRKWKNNTAIAERLNFPGIYKLANSQDRPYISNKRYEKELNSLYGLAQFSYGSKIFVDVTGRNDWSSTLPSGNNSYFYPSVNTSFVLSELFDFSSIGLLNSLSFAKLRASIAQVGNDTDPFQTQRYYSANEIGGSYTNPTVLPNLDLKPEMITSREVGLDVRFFSNRIGLDVTYYNSDTKNQIIAVPTDPASGYYSRMFNAGLINNSGWEIGFNAIPVDNAAFKWNTYATWSKNKNEVVELAEGVETIILSQGPRGYVQATVGGTIGDIYGAGLARTPDGQVIYDESGYPVLDNELKYQGSSIPDWKASWGNQFTYKNLSFSFLFDGQLGGKVYSLTHSMLAYSGKLKKTIPGRYDGLIGEGVQVNADGSYRPNDVRTKDISFYYNALYQRDNVEMNTFDTSFIKLREARLQFALPKRWFRANILQNATVSVYGRNLLLFTDFPSFDPEVATLNDGRIEPGFETAQLPSTRTFGTNLTLSF